The stretch of DNA GTGAAAAGCCAAAGTAGAGCAACCCGATTCTTTCATGTATTGAAGAGTATGAATCCCTATTCCAGGGAGGTCAAATCTATCGTCCTGATTTTTTTTGGCGCTTTTGCAAACCACACCACCTTTTTTATTGGAAAGTTTTCCTCCTCTGAGTATTGTTTCATCTGTTCCTTCAACTGCCTCTACCGCTAAAACAGTCTGATTGAACACTACTACTGTCTGCCCAATATCAAGCTCGGTTAATTTTTTTGCATAGTCCATTCCAAACTTAATGTCGCATAACGTATCTTTCGATAATTTTTTCTTGGTGTATCTGCCTTCTGATAGCAATAGAGACTGTAGATATTTTTTTTGAGATAGAATTTCTATTTTATTTTTTAAAAACTCATCAGAGATAATTTTAAAAATTGTATAGTCGTGCTTATTTATCATTTTAGCAAGAAGTGTGATTGCCTTTAAGTCATACTTCAACGACCTAAACAATAACTCTTTTTTAATTTTCCCGAGAAGTAGTAGCCTGTCTATTTTTTCCTTTTTGCAGATTTGAATGAGCTTTCCAATTTTAGCAATATAACAATAAACCGTTCTTGCCTCAAACTCTCTTGCTTGAAAATCAGACTCCCTGATTCCTAGAAAAATCGGATCTTCACCATTGGATAGAGCCTCTTTCATTCCTATAAATGGAAGTTCTCCTCCACCAGCTAAAATTCCGAGTCTTCCCAAGTTATTTTTTTTCCGGTGTACTTGCAGCCGTTGCACTATTCGAAGG from Leptospiraceae bacterium encodes:
- a CDS encoding LpxI family protein, translated to MGRLGILAGGGELPFIGMKEALSNGEDPIFLGIRESDFQAREFEARTVYCYIAKIGKLIQICKKEKIDRLLLLGKIKKELLFRSLKYDLKAITLLAKMINKHDYTIFKIISDEFLKNKIEILSQKKYLQSLLLSEGRYTKKKLSKDTLCDIKFGMDYAKKLTELDIGQTVVVFNQTVLAVEAVEGTDETILRGGKLSNKKGGVVCKSAKKNQDDRFDLPGIGIHTLQYMKESGCSTLAFHAGEALVVNPKEVIDFAEKNKIDLVSYGESGVKILNGSQKNI